In one Arachis duranensis cultivar V14167 chromosome 9, aradu.V14167.gnm2.J7QH, whole genome shotgun sequence genomic region, the following are encoded:
- the LOC107464371 gene encoding uncharacterized protein LOC107464371, which yields MKAKVPRIFKSPDMDLYDGTTDPKHHLSNFKIWMYLADASNATRWKAFPTTLTKAAIKWFDSLPPRLVTSFDGLSRKFLMRFSIQKDKVKHAPSLLGVKQEIGEPLRDYVERFNKVCLEIQNLPTETVIMGLVNGLRECPFSQSIYKRHPTSLSDMQERVEKEICHTERLPPPTPIKNKKGESRSEYCEYHKLYGHSMNDCYNMKNEIEKLVREGRLDRYLMERSDHHGKMKQDEEDRRDPPPRTLERHIHMISRGFAGGGLTKSSRKRHFKEVDLGAKLPTFPNMMIW from the exons ATGAAGGCAAAAGTTCCTAGAATCTTTAAAAGCcccgatatggacctctatgatGGGACTACCGATCCAAAGCATCATTTGagcaattttaaaatttggatgTACCTAGCCGACGCCTCTAATGCTACTCGCTGGAAAGCCTTCCCAACAACTCTGACGAAAGCAGCAATCAAGTGGTTTGATAGCCTCCCCCCAAGGCTGGTCACCAGTTTTGACGGCCTCTCGCGTAAGTTCCTCATGCGATTTTCAATccaaaaggataaagtgaaGCATGCACCGAGTCTCCTGGGAGTAAAACAAGAGATAGGAGAACCTTTGAGAGACTAcgtggaaaggttcaacaaagtgTGCCTGGAAATTCAAAACCTGCCCACGGAGACAGTGATCATGGGCCTTGTAAATGGACTTCGAGAATGTCCTTTCTCCCAGTCCATTTATAAAAGGCATCCGACTTCTTTAAGTGATATGCAAGAAAGAGTCGAAAA GGAAATTTGTCATACTGAAAGGCTACCTCCCCCTACGcccatcaaaaataaaaagggggaaAGTCGTAGcgaatactgtgagtaccataaaCTATATGGTCACTCAATGAATGATTGTTACAACATGAAGAATGAGATAGAAAAGCTGGTTAGggaaggtcggcttgacagatatctcatggaaaggtcggacCATCATGGCAAGATGAAGCAAGATGAGGAAGACCGAAGAGACCCACCACCACGGACCCTGGAAAGGCATATACATATGATCTCGAGGGGGTTTGCCGGAGGTGGTCTCACAAAGTCATCTCGCAAGAGGCACTTTAAAGAAGTCGATTTGGGGGCAAAGTTGCCGACGTTCCCGAACATGATGATCTGGTAG